A window of Lytechinus pictus isolate F3 Inbred chromosome 7, Lp3.0, whole genome shotgun sequence contains these coding sequences:
- the LOC129265349 gene encoding lactase/phlorizin hydrolase-like has protein sequence MAVHKKEINSVFIILTVYLHLTSGEFSYPDVFDDPERDTLISGQFPDGFAWGSATSAYQVEGGWNEDGKGESIWDTFSHEGRIYNNQTGDVACDSYHKYTEDVQLVKAIGLTHYRFSISWPRILPQGTLAGGINQAGLDYYTDLIDELIANDIEPVVTLYHWDLPQVLQDDYGGWENDTLADLFNDYANLCFAEYASKVNIWITFNEPYVVTWLGYGIGVFAPGIVSPGYAPYRAAHTIIKAHAKAYNTYKNNYFSQYGGKVSITLSTDFGQPKDPENEEDIGAAVRYMQFTAGWFAHPILKNGDYPDVMKWQVGNKSQEQGLPESRLPEFTEEEKQYIKGTGDFFGLNSYTTTVCKHKVTSGDPNYEGDQDVERNQPENWPTSASEWLRPVPWGLRGLLNWVKNEYDDIDIYITENGVSTPDEFNLEDDARVTFYQAYLNEALKAQMYDGVNLVGYFAWSLMDNFEWTSGYSQRFGLHYVDFEDPDRRRTQKKSAEWLTGIVAYNGFSSAQRDTLITGKFPDGFAWGSATSAYQVEGGWNEDGKGESIWDKFAHDGRIYAYQNGDVACDSYHKYAEDVQMVKAIGLTHYRFSISWPRVLPQGTLAGGINQAGLDYYTNLIDELVANDIVPVVTLYHWDLPQALQDVYGGWENETLADLFNDYANLCFSNYASKVKIWITFNEPYVVSWLGYGIGVFAPGLYNPGYGAYRATHTIIKAHAKAYHTYKDSYSQYGGQISITLSTDYGYPEFPDKAVDVAAADRYMQFTAGWFAHPILINGDYPDVMKWQVGNKSMEQGLSKSRLPEFTEEEKQYIKGTGDFFGLNSYTTQICRNRPEPAGDPNYEGDQDVYRYQLDNWPTSGSDWLKPVPWGLRGLLNWIKNEYNVPIYITENGVSDDNPDEFNLDDDTRIKFYNAYINEALKAQKLDGVNLAGYFAWSLMDNFEWTSGYSQRFGLHHVDFDDPERTRTQKKSAEWLTGIVAYNGFSSAPHLQATTFVLCLSALIYKLFV, from the exons ATGGCTGTCCATAAGAAAGAAATCAATAGCGTTTTCATCATATTGACAGTATATCTGCATCTAACCAGCGGGGAGTTCTCGTACCCTGATGTCTTCGACGATCCTGAACGCGACACTTTAATCTCTGGGCAGTTTCCGGATGGCTTTGCCTGGGGTTCGGCCACCTCCGCCTATCAGGTCGAAGGAGGTTGGAACGAGGACGGCAAAGGCGAGAGCATCTGGGATACCTTCTCTCACGAAGGCCGGATCTATAATAACCAAACCGGCGACGTCGCCTGCGACAGTTACCATAAGTACACCGAAGACGTCCAGCTGGTTAAAGCCATCGGACTGACCCATTACCGCTTCTCCATCTCGTGGCCAAGGATCTTGCCCCAGGGCACGCTTGCTGGCGGCATTAACCAGGCTGGCTTAGATTACTATACCGATCTGATCGACGAGCTCATTGCCAACGACATCGAACCCGTGGTCACCCTCTACCACTGGGACCTTCCTCAGGTACTCCAGGATGATTACGGTGGATGGGAGAATGACACTCTGGCCGACTTGTTCAACGACTATGCCAATTTGTGCTTCGCTGAATATGCTTCTAAG gtTAATATCTGGATTACGTTCAACGAACCCTATGTGGTGACATGGCTCGGTTATGGGATAGGCGTCTTCGCCCCTGGTATAGTCAGCCCTGGATACGCTCCATACCGTGCAGCCCATACTATCATCAAGGCCCATGCAAAAGCATACAACACCTACAAAAATAACTACTTTTCTCAATATGGTGGCAAGGTCTCCATCACCCTTAGTACCGACTTTGGACAACCAAAAGACCCTGAGAATGAAGAGGACATCGGAGCTGCTGTAAGATACATGCAGTTCACAGCAGGATG GTTCGCGCACCCAATATTGAAGAACGGTGACTATCCAGATGTGATGAAGTGGCAGGTCGGTAACAAGAGTCAGGAGCAAGGTCTTCCCGAGTCTCGTCTTCCAGAGTTCACTGAGGAGGAGAAACAGTACATCAAGGGTACAGGAGACTTCTTTGGGCTGAACAGCTACACTACGACCGTGTGCAAACATAAAGTTACATCAGGAGATCCCAATTATGAGGGTGACCAG GATGTGGAGCGAAACCAACCGGAAAATTGGCCGACGTCTGCTTCTGAATGGCTCCGACCAGTTCCTTGGGGTTTGAGAGGTCTCCTAAACTGGGTCAAGAATGAGTATGATGATATCGACATCTACATCACTGAGAATGGTGTTTCTACCCCGGATGAGTTCAACCTTGAAGACGATGCAAGGGTCACATTCTACCAAGCTTACCTTAATGAAGCCCTTAAAG CTCAAATGTATGATGGTGTGAACCTCGTTGGCTATTTTGCTTGGTCACTCATGGACAACTTTGAGTGGACTTCCGGTTACAGTCAGCGCTTCGGACTTCATTACGTTGATTTTGAGGATCCTGATCGACGCCGAACGCAGAAAAAATCTGCAGAGTGGCTGACAGGAATCGTAGCGTACAATGGATTTTCATCAGCGCAA CGCGACACTTTAATCACAGGGAAATTTCCAGATGGCTTTGCATGGGGTTCGGCCACCTCTGCCTACCAGGTCGAAGGCGGGTGGAACGAGGACGGCAAGGGCGAGAGCATCTGGGATAAATTTGCCCACGACGGTCGGATCTATGCCTATCAGAACGGCGATGTCGCCTGTGACAGTTACCATAAATACGCCGAAGACGTTCAGATGGTCAAGGCCATTGGATTGACCCATTACCGCTTTTCCATCTCGTGGCCAAGGGTCTTGCCCCAGGGCACGCTTGCTGGCGGCATTAACCAGGCTGGCTTGGATTACTATACCAATCTCATTGACGAACTCGTTGCCAACGACATTGTACCGGTGGTGACACTCTACCACTGGGACCTTCCTCAAGCACTCCAGGATGTTTATGGTGGATGGGAAAACGAAACTCTTGCCGATTTGTTCAACGACTACGCCAATCTGTGCTTCTCCAATTATGCTTCTAAG GTTAAAATCTGGATTACATTCAACGAACCGTATGTGGTGTCATGGCTCGGTTATGGAATAGGCGTCTTTGCTCCCGGTCTTTATAATCCTGGCTACGGTGCTTACCGAGCCACCCACACTATCATCAAAGCCCATGCCAAAGCTTACCACACCTACAAAGATAGCTATTCCCAGTATGGTGGCCAGATCTCCATTACCCTCAGTACCGACTACGGATACCCCGAGTTTCCAGATAAAGCAGTGGATGTAGCAGCAGCTGACAGATACATGCAATTCACTGCAGGATG GTTCGCGCACCCGATTTTGATAAACGGTGACTATCCAGATGTGATGAAGTGGCAGGTCGGTAACAAGAGTATGGAGCAGGGTCTCTCCAAGTCTCGTCTTCCAGAGTTCACAGAGGAGGAGAAACAGTACATCAAGGGTACAGGAGACTTCTTTGGGCTGAACAGCTACACCACACAGATATGCAGAAATCGACCTGAACCTGCAGGAGATCCCAATTATGAGGGAGACCAG GATGTATATCGCTACCAACTGGACAATTGGCCAACGTCTGGTTCTGACTGGCTCAAACCGGTTCCATGGGGTTTGAGAGGTCTCCTAAACTGGATCAAGAATGAGTACAACGTCCCCATCTACATAACTGAAAATGGTGTCAGTGACGACAACCCGGATGAATTCAACCTTGACGATGACACAAGGATAAAATTCTACAATGCTTACATCAATGAAGCTTTAAAAG CTCAAAAGTTGGATGGCGTTAATCTTGCTGGGTATTTTGCTTGGTCACTCATGGACAACTTTGAGTGGACTTCAGGTTACAGCCAGCGCTTTGGACTTCATCATGTAGATTTTGACGATCCAGAAAGAACCAGAACACAGAAAAAGTCTGCCGAGTGGCTGACAGGAATCGTAGCATACAATGGATTTTCATCAGCGCCACATCTTCAAGCCACAACATTTGTCCTCTGTCTTTCTGCCTTAATTTATAAATTGTTTGTAtga